Part of the Paenibacillus sp. JNUCC32 genome is shown below.
CCGACCAGATCCTCCGCCAGGTACAAGTGAATGATCTCATCGGCAAACCCCGGAGATGTATAGAAGGAATGCAGTTTTCGGATCGAGCCGCACGTATAACCGGTTTCCTCCTGCAATTCACGCTTGGCCGCTTCAAGCGGATCTTCCCCCCGCTCCAGCTTGCCGGCTGGGATTTCAACCTCACAGCGCCCAAGAGGCTGACGAAATTGATTGACGGCCAGCATTTTATCGTCTTTTAACGCAAGCACCGCTACGGCGCCGGGATGCCTGACAACCTCACGGGTTGCCGTCTGCCCATCGGGCAGTGTCACCGTATCGACCTGCAGCGATATGATTTTCCCTTCAAAAATAGATTGGGTGGACAAGGTGGTTTCTTCCAGCAATTTATCCGATGCTTCACGGGTCTTACTGCCGATATCGCTCACAAAATGACCTCCTTTGTTTAAAAACGGCATGGCGGACCATGCTAGTGCATAAGGTGTATTATATCAAAATTTCCAAGAAAGAAGGAAGCCGCCCATGAAAAGCTACAAAGGTGACCATTCGATACATTTGGTAGGACAGGCCTGGCAGATCCGGATTATGCTGAAGCAATGGCAGCAGCAATGGGGATCGGAAACGATGATTATGGATATTATTTCTAAGTCTTCTAAAAATATTTATGAAAATAGATCGAAAAATTAGTGCCTTAGACCTGTTTTTCGACTTTTTTCTATTTTTTTCGAATACGGACCATGACCTTTTCGCCTATTAGGGTGTTATATATCATTGGGAGGCTTCGACATGCGACAACTACCTATTATTGAAACCGATCCGATTACAAATCCACCTTCAACTGAATATGAGCGCGGAAAATGGTACAAAAAACGCGGGTATCTTGAAAAGGCTCTGAAAAGCTTCAAGGATGCTGCACAATCCGCAACAACCGATACGACGAGCTCGGGATGGAAGGAAGTCGATTTAAGCTGGCTTGAGTACGGGCTATTAAGCATGCGAATGCGTTCCTACGGCAAGGCCGAGGAGGCTTTCAGAACCGTCGTGCTTCATTCCGGTGCCCACGCCCAAGAGGCGCTGAATCAATGGGCCGCACTCCTGCTTCTGCAAGGAATCCCGGATCAAACCATATGCGAACGGCTTTTGGACGAAACAAGCAGCTTTCCGGCATCCAATATCATGGTTGGCAGGTCTTTATATTATATCGGGGCTTACCCGTTTGCCTCCCGCTGCTTTGCTGAGCAGGGAAGTTTATATTCCGATACCTGTATCATGTACGTGACTTGCCTCATCATGACAGGTCAAACCTCTGAAGCCATGCAGTTCATAGACAGTTACCTTCGGGATTCCACCCGTCAGCCGCGGGAACTGCCGCGTCCGCAAGGATCCGAGATGGCTCAGCTAAGCCGAATCCGGCAGCTCTGCGAGTGGAGCGTCCAACATTCACTGCCTGACCGATTCATCGCCATGTCGGAGGCTTTGGAATTAGCTCGCACCGCCATATCGCTCAGCATGATCTCCATCGCCGAACATCTGCTTGCCGATAGCGGCGAACGTGCTTATTATGCTCTTATCTGTTTTCTTTATGAGGAAGGCTACAAGGGACAGGCAATTTCAAAGTTGCATCAATTGGAAGCGCTGCCTCTCCAGGATCAAGACAGCTACAGCTTCAAGGTATGTTTCATAGCTGCTGAGCATTTGTATGATCTGGGTAATTATGACGAGGCCGCATCCATGCTTGAGCAGCTCAGACTCGCTTCTCCCGGGCATACGGAGGCTCGCTTCGGCGAAGCCGCTTGTTATTTGCAGTCCGCGTTGATCTCCCTTTCCGCCCGTCTTGAGGAGAGCTATTCCTCTGCATCGGCAAGGAAGGAAATCGAGTTATACCTCGACAACATTAATGCCGCATTGCATGTTGTCGAGAGCACGAACTGGCACACCACCTGGACGCCTGCCCAAAAAAGGGTGGAGACCTCCCCGACGATGTCATTCCTGAATTAGCTGAATCAAAAAGCCCGCAGCGGACATCGAGCATCCGCAACGGGCTTTATTTGATCCTCATCATCGACTACGCTTTGGCCGTTTCCTGGATAATTCCAACCACGATCTGCGCCGCCTTTACCAAATCAGAAGCTTGAATGCGCTCCTGCGTGGTATGAATGTCTTGATATCCAATCGCCAGATTGACGGTTGGAATGCCGAGGCCGTTAAAAATATTGGCGTCACTGCCGCCGCCGGACCGGAACGTACGGGTCGGCAAACCCAATCCGCCGATGGCTCGCTGCGCAAGCTGGACGACCTCGTCATGCTCATTGAAACTGAAGGCCGGATAAACGATCTCGCTAATGAACTCGCAATTGGCATTGTATTCACGAACCGTGGTTTCGAGCGCTTCACGCATATCGTTCACTTGCTTATCGACCTTTTCCTGAACGATGCTGCGTGCTTCGGCATCGATCTGAACAAAGTCGCACACGATATTCGTAGCGCCTCCGCCCTGGAATTTGCCGATGTTAGCCGTGGTCTCCTTATCGATGCGTCCGAGCTTCATTTTGGCAATGGCTTTGGACGCGACTTGAATGGCACTGATGCCGTCCTCCGGATTTACGCCGGCATGGGCAGACTTGCCTTTAATGATCATTTTGATCTTCGCCTGGGTCGGGGCGGCAACCGCGATCGAACCTAACTCCCCGTTGGAATCCAGCGCAAAGCCGATATCCGCATCCAAAACATCGGGATTCAACGCCCGCGCTCCGACCAGCCCTGATTCTTCGCCTACCGTAATGACAAACTGGACTTGCCCGTGCGGAATGTTATTTTCCTGAATGACCCGAATGCCTTCCAGCAAAGCGGCGATGCCGGCTTTGTCGTCCGCCCCGAGGATGGTCGTTCCGTCGCTTCGGATCCAACCGTCATCGCCTAGAGTCGGTTTGATGCCTTTCCCGGGTGTTACGGTATCCATATGGCAGGTAAAAAGCAGCTTAGGCGCATGCTGGGCCGCCTCGTCCGCTTTCCAGGTAATAATCAGATTGCCTGCTCCGTGCCCCGTCTTTTCCTTGGCATCGTCTTCTATGATTTCGAAGCCGAGACCTGAAAATTTATGCTGGAGAACTTTCGAGATCTCTTCTTCATGTTTGGTTTCGCTATCCACTTGAACCAGTTCCATAAACTCTTGAATGATACGCTCTTCTGAGATCACTGGACTTCCCTCTCTTTCGCAGATACGATACAATGTCTGTATATCCATATCTAAACTAAATGATGCTGCTGCATGTATGTTCATCATTAAACTTATTCTAAAGGAGTTACACAATGCAACGTAAAAAGTGGTTTCGAATTGTGATCTATCTCATGCTGATTGCCATGGTCGGATCAACGCTTCTGGTTATCCTGGAGCCTTTGTTCCTTCGCTAACGCCAATACGCTACGCTAGGCAGCGAAGTTATTACAGCCAGTGAGCCTCATACGGAAATACCCGGGTGAAGTAAGGCACGATCTCCCGGGCTACTTCCTCTACCTCGAACTTCCGCCCCGTGCAATCCTCCAGAGAAGTTACGCCGAATTCCTGTATGCCGCATGGAATAATGCCCGAGAATCCCGCATCCGCGATCCCGGATTTAATGTTAAACGCAAAGCCATGGCTTGTCACAAACCCGCGATGCCGGCGGCATTTGTTGAATTTCACGCCGATGGCGCAGATCTTCGAATCCCCTACCCATACACCGGTGTACTCGGGTTTTCGGCCTGCTTCGATGTCGTATGATGCCAAGTAATCGATGATGACCTGCTCCACGTCGCGCAGAAACCCGTGGAGGTTCAAATTCTTGCCGCCATCCAGCAGCAACAGCGGATACCCGACAAGCTGTCCGGGACCATGATATGTAATATCTCCGCCGCGATCGATTTCAAACAGGCCGATGCCCTGTTTCTCCAACTCCTCTTTGCTAAGCAGCAGGTGCTCCGGATGCCGCTGTGACCCCATCGTATAGGTCGGAGGATGTTGGAGGAGCATCAGACTCTCGTGACGCTCTCCCTGATCGATGGCGGAAACATGATTTTTTTGAAGCTCCCAAGCCATGCCGTAATCCACAATCGGCGTATACGATACTTCTAACGGTTTGTTCATGTGCTAACGCCTTCTTTCATAGAGTTCCCGCCAACCGATGAATCCCCTTCGATTGACTTGATATGAATAACGTCTGCGAACCTCTTCCGAGGAATCAGTCCGCAGATCATGCTAGCAGACGTTGATTAATAGAGCTTCGTATCCAGGGTGTAGCCTTCCAGATTGTCTTTGACGCGCTGGAGGAATCGCCCGCAGATCACCCCGTCCAAAATCCGATGATCCAGGGACAAACACAGGTTTGCCATGGAACGAACCGCGATCATGTCATTGATGACCACCGGCTTTTTCACGATGGATTCAAATGTCAGAATCGCAGCCTGCGGATAATTGATGATCGGATAGGACAGAATCGAGCCGAAGGACCCCGTATTGTTAACCGTAAAGGTACCGCCCTGCATATCGTCCAGCTTCAGCTTGCCTTCACGTGTCTTGCGCGCTAGATCCTCGATCTCTCTCGCAAGACCCGCGATATTCTTCTGATCGGCACGGTGGATGACCGGCGTCAGCACGGAATCCTCCGTTCCGACGGCCAAGGACAGATTGATATCGCGCTTCACCACGATTTTATCCACGGCCCAGAACGAATTCATGATCGGATAATCTTTAATGGCGTTCACTACGGCTTTCAGCAAAAAGGCCAGGTATGTTAAATTAACCCCTTCCTTGCGTTTGAACTCATCCTTCAATTGATTGCGCAGCAGCACGATGTTGGTCACGTCGACTTCGATCATCGTCCAGGCATGCGGTATTTCCGTAACGCTTTGTCGCATGTTTCGGGCAATGGCATTCCGCATCGGCGTTACATCAATGAAGTATTCCGATCTTCCGCCTTCCATGCCCTCCACTTCAATGGTCGGAATTTTCGGCGATTCCGTCAAATGCAGCCCCGAATGGCGCACATCCGGAATGGCTGTGCCCAGAGGAGGCGACGGTTCTGCAGGCGTCTGATGCTGCAGCCCTTGAAACGGCGAAGACCCGCTCGGCTGCACTGCTTCTCTTTGCGCTTGCGCGCTAGGGAAAGACGCCGATCCGGCAGGAGCGCCTTGGCCTTGGGCTGCTCCCCCTTTTTCGATATAAGCCAATACGTCCTTACGGGTTATTCTTCCGCCCATGCCAGATCCCTGCACCTTCGAAAGATCGATCTGATGTTCCGCGGCCAGAGTCTGCACGGCAGGCGAGTATCGGAAACGCATCGAGCCTTCCTCGCTGCCTGCACCCTGCTGCGGATTCGCCGAAGCTGCTGCTGCCGGTTGGGGCGAAGGCGCGGTCCCTTCTCCCGAAGCGACCGCGATCCGGCAAATAATATCGCCAACATTGACGGTTTGGCCTTCCTGGGCAAGAATATCGCCCATGACGCCGTCCAGCGTGGATGGAATCTCGGCATTGACTTTATCGGTAATCACTTCACAAATCGGTTCATATTGCTCAATGGAATCCCCGGGCTTCTTCAGCCACTTGGCAATGGTCGCAGATACAAGGGATTCTGCCAGCTGAGGCATCGTAACATCGGTCAATTTCTGATTTTCGGACATGCTCACAACTCCCTGTTCTTAATAAAGCGCCAATTGACGCATGGATTCTTTGACTTTGTCCTTGTTAAGCATAAAGAATTTCTCCATCGGCGGACTGATTGGCATAGCCGGCACGTCCGGACCGCACAGGCGCATGATCGGAGCATCCAAATCGTACAAGCAGTGCTCTGCAATGATAGCGGATACTTCCCCGCCAACGCCGCCGGTCTTGTTATCCTCGTGAACGATCAGCACTTTCCCCGTAGCCCGGGCTGCGGCGATGATCGCGTCCCGGTCCAGCGGCTGTATGGTACGCAGGTCCAGCACATGCGCGCTGATGCCTTCTTCCTTCTCAAGCTCTTCGGCTGCCTGCATGGCGAAATGCAGCGGCAGGCTGTAGCTGATCACCGTAATGTCCGAGCCTTCGCGCAGCAGGTTCGCTTTGCCGATCGGGACAACGTAATCGTCGTCCGGCACATCGCCGGTAATCAGCTTATAGCATTTCTTGTTCTCGAAGAACAGAACTGGATCCGGGTCGCGGATCGCCGCTTTCAGCAGCCCTTTTGCATCATAGGCCGAGTAAGGCGCAACGATTTTCAATCCCGGCGTTCCGAAGAACACCGATTCCGGGCACTGGGAATGATACAAGCCCCCGAATATTCCGCCGCCGATCGGCGCGCGGATCACGACGGGGCAGCTCCAATC
Proteins encoded:
- a CDS encoding tetratricopeptide repeat protein, producing MRQLPIIETDPITNPPSTEYERGKWYKKRGYLEKALKSFKDAAQSATTDTTSSGWKEVDLSWLEYGLLSMRMRSYGKAEEAFRTVVLHSGAHAQEALNQWAALLLLQGIPDQTICERLLDETSSFPASNIMVGRSLYYIGAYPFASRCFAEQGSLYSDTCIMYVTCLIMTGQTSEAMQFIDSYLRDSTRQPRELPRPQGSEMAQLSRIRQLCEWSVQHSLPDRFIAMSEALELARTAISLSMISIAEHLLADSGERAYYALICFLYEEGYKGQAISKLHQLEALPLQDQDSYSFKVCFIAAEHLYDLGNYDEAASMLEQLRLASPGHTEARFGEAACYLQSALISLSARLEESYSSASARKEIELYLDNINAALHVVESTNWHTTWTPAQKRVETSPTMSFLN
- a CDS encoding alpha-ketoacid dehydrogenase subunit beta, giving the protein MAVMEYIDAIRLAMKEEMERDESVFVLGEDVGVKGGVFTTTKGLMDQFGEMRVLDTPLAESAIAGVAIGAAMYGMKPIAEMQYSDFMFPATNQIISEAAKIRYRSNNDWSCPVVIRAPIGGGIFGGLYHSQCPESVFFGTPGLKIVAPYSAYDAKGLLKAAIRDPDPVLFFENKKCYKLITGDVPDDDYVVPIGKANLLREGSDITVISYSLPLHFAMQAAEELEKEEGISAHVLDLRTIQPLDRDAIIAAARATGKVLIVHEDNKTGGVGGEVSAIIAEHCLYDLDAPIMRLCGPDVPAMPISPPMEKFFMLNKDKVKESMRQLALY
- the prli42 gene encoding stressosome-associated protein Prli42 yields the protein MQRKKWFRIVIYLMLIAMVGSTLLVILEPLFLR
- a CDS encoding NUDIX domain-containing protein — its product is MSDIGSKTREASDKLLEETTLSTQSIFEGKIISLQVDTVTLPDGQTATREVVRHPGAVAVLALKDDKMLAVNQFRQPLGRCEVEIPAGKLERGEDPLEAAKRELQEETGYTCGSIRKLHSFYTSPGFADEIIHLYLAEDLVGGDMNPDEDEFIEMMEISLEEAYSLIQEERISDAKTILAVYAWNMYSLTGKI
- the lipB gene encoding lipoyl(octanoyl) transferase LipB, coding for MNKPLEVSYTPIVDYGMAWELQKNHVSAIDQGERHESLMLLQHPPTYTMGSQRHPEHLLLSKEELEKQGIGLFEIDRGGDITYHGPGQLVGYPLLLLDGGKNLNLHGFLRDVEQVIIDYLASYDIEAGRKPEYTGVWVGDSKICAIGVKFNKCRRHRGFVTSHGFAFNIKSGIADAGFSGIIPCGIQEFGVTSLEDCTGRKFEVEEVAREIVPYFTRVFPYEAHWL
- a CDS encoding dihydrolipoamide acetyltransferase family protein, translated to MSENQKLTDVTMPQLAESLVSATIAKWLKKPGDSIEQYEPICEVITDKVNAEIPSTLDGVMGDILAQEGQTVNVGDIICRIAVASGEGTAPSPQPAAAASANPQQGAGSEEGSMRFRYSPAVQTLAAEHQIDLSKVQGSGMGGRITRKDVLAYIEKGGAAQGQGAPAGSASFPSAQAQREAVQPSGSSPFQGLQHQTPAEPSPPLGTAIPDVRHSGLHLTESPKIPTIEVEGMEGGRSEYFIDVTPMRNAIARNMRQSVTEIPHAWTMIEVDVTNIVLLRNQLKDEFKRKEGVNLTYLAFLLKAVVNAIKDYPIMNSFWAVDKIVVKRDINLSLAVGTEDSVLTPVIHRADQKNIAGLAREIEDLARKTREGKLKLDDMQGGTFTVNNTGSFGSILSYPIINYPQAAILTFESIVKKPVVINDMIAVRSMANLCLSLDHRILDGVICGRFLQRVKDNLEGYTLDTKLY
- the mciZ gene encoding Z-ring formation inhibitor MciZ, with protein sequence MKSYKGDHSIHLVGQAWQIRIMLKQWQQQWGSETMIMDIISKSSKNIYENRSKN
- a CDS encoding tripeptidase T — encoded protein: MISEERIIQEFMELVQVDSETKHEEEISKVLQHKFSGLGFEIIEDDAKEKTGHGAGNLIITWKADEAAQHAPKLLFTCHMDTVTPGKGIKPTLGDDGWIRSDGTTILGADDKAGIAALLEGIRVIQENNIPHGQVQFVITVGEESGLVGARALNPDVLDADIGFALDSNGELGSIAVAAPTQAKIKMIIKGKSAHAGVNPEDGISAIQVASKAIAKMKLGRIDKETTANIGKFQGGGATNIVCDFVQIDAEARSIVQEKVDKQVNDMREALETTVREYNANCEFISEIVYPAFSFNEHDEVVQLAQRAIGGLGLPTRTFRSGGGSDANIFNGLGIPTVNLAIGYQDIHTTQERIQASDLVKAAQIVVGIIQETAKA